From the Desulfurispira natronophila genome, one window contains:
- a CDS encoding branched-chain amino acid aminotransferase, translated as MTKYREKAPLDWSNLSFSYMDTGTRYRAWYRSGQWQAAMTSDNTITLPEGSQALNYGQQCFEGLKAYTTVDDRVVLFRPDLNYQRLNRSARRLMMQEVPERVFMEGLERVVRDNFAYVPPYGYGASLYMRPLYLGVGDNLGLKSAEDFLFTVYCSPVGPYYKDGFKPISLMVSSYDRAAPRGTGHVKVGGNYAGGMLASQEAREAGFGEAIFLDAATRSYVDEVGTSNFFAFTSDGTLVTPRSPSILESITRISLLEVARSMGFKVEERPIAIEELADFEEAGCCGTAAVITPIASINQGPLNYQYGDGVNAGPRTLQLYERLLDIQLGKDQEFAHWLHPVPMD; from the coding sequence ATGACGAAATATCGGGAAAAAGCTCCACTGGACTGGAGCAACCTCTCCTTTAGCTATATGGATACCGGCACTCGCTACCGTGCCTGGTACCGTAGTGGTCAATGGCAGGCAGCTATGACCAGCGATAATACCATTACGCTACCCGAAGGTTCACAGGCCTTGAACTATGGCCAGCAGTGCTTCGAGGGTCTCAAGGCTTACACGACGGTAGATGATAGAGTTGTTCTTTTTCGTCCTGACCTGAACTATCAGCGACTTAATCGTTCGGCCCGACGTCTGATGATGCAAGAAGTGCCGGAGAGGGTCTTCATGGAAGGCCTCGAGCGTGTGGTGCGGGATAACTTTGCCTATGTTCCCCCTTATGGTTATGGAGCCTCGCTATACATGCGCCCTCTTTACCTGGGAGTAGGGGACAATCTGGGTCTAAAGTCGGCAGAAGACTTTCTTTTTACTGTCTACTGCAGCCCGGTGGGTCCTTATTATAAAGATGGGTTTAAACCCATCAGTCTCATGGTTTCCTCTTACGATCGTGCGGCTCCCCGTGGAACTGGCCATGTGAAAGTTGGTGGAAACTACGCAGGTGGGATGTTGGCTAGCCAGGAGGCTCGCGAGGCAGGATTTGGCGAAGCAATTTTTCTCGATGCTGCTACTCGTTCCTACGTTGATGAAGTAGGGACATCCAACTTTTTTGCCTTTACCTCCGACGGGACACTGGTGACTCCTCGTTCCCCCTCTATTCTGGAGAGTATTACCCGGATTTCCCTGCTTGAAGTGGCTCGCAGTATGGGTTTCAAGGTTGAAGAACGTCCCATTGCTATTGAAGAGCTGGCTGACTTTGAAGAGGCGGGTTGCTGTGGCACAGCGGCGGTCATAACCCCCATTGCCAGCATCAATCAGGGCCCCTTGAACTACCAGTATGGGGATGGAGTAAACGCTGGCCCCAGAACCCTTCAGCTCTATGAGCGGTTGCTGGACATTCAGTTGGGTAAAGACCAGGAGTTTGCCCACTGGTTACATCCGGTGCCGATGGACTGA
- a CDS encoding GGDEF domain-containing response regulator yields MITLEYIGQINILYVEDEEEIRHTLTRFLSKRARKVYTAENGQEGLELFRTHRPDVVVSDIQMPVMDGLEMAREIKAISPETPVIVTTAYDDSSFLMESIDLGVEKYIKKPLRTQVLFEAIDRAARLLLQRSEIEHKNRIIQAILDNSPGFIATLVNNLPTYLNRSFLNYLGYESLDNLLREHDCLDDFFVQKDGVFYQNAPKGVWLQYILSNPDREHIVFLRGKQQLKLDAQAHVVKANLISSSDNPEVADRLCVVTFANVTELEMEKQHFQEQAMRDPLTSILNRKFFIQELDREIARSRRYDHTFSLVMFDIDHFKAVNDCFGHQVGDYVIKEVVMLVGSHLRRTDVFGRYGGEEFIILLPETNQDGAMALAEKIRHAISSHVFDFTEHLSCSFGVAEFDGEASSFDIIKRTDDALYQAKNTGRNRVEFC; encoded by the coding sequence TTGATTACATTGGAATACATAGGCCAGATCAATATTCTTTACGTTGAGGATGAGGAGGAAATACGTCACACCCTGACCCGCTTCCTATCGAAACGGGCCAGGAAAGTGTATACCGCAGAAAACGGACAGGAGGGCCTGGAGCTCTTCCGTACCCATCGTCCAGATGTGGTGGTAAGTGATATTCAGATGCCAGTGATGGATGGGCTGGAGATGGCCAGGGAGATCAAAGCTATTTCTCCTGAAACCCCTGTTATTGTTACCACTGCCTACGATGACTCCAGTTTTCTTATGGAGTCCATTGATCTTGGTGTTGAGAAGTATATCAAAAAACCCCTGCGCACCCAGGTGCTCTTTGAGGCCATAGATCGGGCTGCCCGTCTGCTGCTGCAAAGGTCGGAGATAGAGCACAAGAATCGCATTATTCAGGCTATCCTGGATAACAGCCCTGGCTTTATAGCCACGCTGGTAAATAACTTGCCGACTTATCTTAATCGCTCTTTTCTTAACTACCTGGGTTATGAAAGCTTGGATAACTTGCTGCGAGAGCACGATTGTCTGGATGATTTCTTTGTGCAAAAGGATGGTGTTTTTTATCAAAATGCACCTAAAGGAGTCTGGCTCCAGTATATTCTCAGTAATCCGGACCGGGAGCACATCGTTTTTTTGCGGGGGAAGCAACAATTAAAGTTGGATGCCCAGGCCCATGTGGTGAAAGCAAATCTCATTTCATCTTCAGATAACCCGGAAGTGGCTGATAGGCTGTGCGTGGTGACGTTTGCCAATGTTACAGAACTGGAAATGGAGAAGCAGCATTTTCAGGAGCAGGCCATGCGGGACCCGCTGACCAGTATTCTTAATCGCAAGTTTTTTATTCAGGAGCTTGATCGGGAGATTGCCCGGTCCCGGCGTTATGATCACACTTTCTCTTTAGTGATGTTTGATATCGATCACTTCAAGGCGGTGAACGATTGCTTTGGTCACCAAGTGGGGGACTATGTCATCAAAGAAGTGGTGATGCTGGTGGGTAGCCATTTGCGCCGCACGGATGTCTTTGGTCGTTATGGTGGTGAGGAGTTTATTATTCTCTTGCCCGAGACCAATCAGGATGGCGCCATGGCGTTGGCGGAGAAGATTCGTCATGCCATCAGCAGCCATGTTTTTGATTTTACTGAACATCTGAGTTGTAGCTTCGGCGTTGCTGAATTTGATGGCGAGGCTTCTTCATTCGATATTATCAAGCGTACTGACGACGCGCTTTATCAAGCAAAAAACACCGGACGCAACCGGGTGGAGTTTTGTTAA
- a CDS encoding hybrid sensor histidine kinase/response regulator — translation MPFHLHRTLPRKKIIPLALTHAAVLLVLVAIILVSTTHFRDARIKDYQQHRSQSLQLNYQAVNHSFQRLGQTVKTHVEHDEDLASSISGLAADPSQGDDYAETVLELMAPVFAHLKREGFVRLHLLDLEYEPLLSIERRGYGQRTHTWIEKGDSHSRWRIDPVRNSKQYHYTLHHPSGSPMAVAALELPLEEFKHALSEFYSGHFTFMFNSQAVPEDAAYHPCTFTPKFVFQQASPLLESDYPAYLIEATAQSMERQESFTLIGRAGKDRYIYSFLPIEDGGQVLAYLVHYETEPYITEYYHNHNLLVFLFSLIALTMVLANFSRITSVAAIRQQRDELAKVGSLLKGTTDSMVEGLLVLTLEHRVSYCNQAALDLLDTTEDALRQRTPEHYFFHVSSPWEVPREIACIADTTSDSRMGVEQEAQVITESGIRRAVSFITTPLQHEDEKVKGYVMVFRDISRQKEDEERIALLTAAFEQTDSIMIITNHRGTIDYANQAFFRQTGYRAEEVLGKFPRFSNNQLRSEILSTISRGEIWRGEMENRRKNGERFWSSISITPIKNASGAITHYIAVEEDITDRKQMEDNLREAKQAAEDASKAKSMFLANMSHEIRTPMNGILGMTELALQTELTKTQKRYLSIVHSSATSLLTIINDVLDISKVEAGEVTLERSPFDPVELSESLLQAVAFGAYRKGVDVINAISPNIHHTVVGDATRLQQILNNLLGNAIKFTDKGHVILQVDVEWEGHHEVCLHFRVIDTGIGIPADKLESIFENFSQVEGFNRRKYGGTGLGLAISRKLVELMKGELWAESTLGEGSTFHCRLAFPKADPLEKPQFTKFTEARPILVVDDNPLNRQILLEILEYNGMQGHEAASAQEAKGLLQESPDGYDLIILDQNMPGTKGVDFARQIYRQPLLKNIPIILLPSSLESHDNVRFNECHICYSIPKPVRYRELLEAIDACLQGQGARTVDDMSVAKPPPSGGHAPSMNILIVEDNAINRELAATVLRQIGHQVEEAQNGLEALQMMALQSYDVVFMDIQMPDMDGFTATQIIRASEAGADNPVPEFQHLYQPLREKLQGEHTPIVALTANAVIGEKEKGLQAGMDDYLTKPFQTKKLVAVLQELVPAGNIDQETESSESRMNEEQKASIGELPPPVELEQVMAHLMETYFIPEEKIDNLLAITVRSFTSQLAEMRRALQDSDTQALATAAHTIKGALLNIGQHQWAQQAEKLEKEAKENALNLAEAEQILSYLDEALKPVVNYPMDKENET, via the coding sequence ATGCCCTTTCACTTGCACAGAACACTTCCACGGAAAAAAATCATCCCTTTGGCATTGACCCACGCTGCGGTTTTGCTGGTGCTGGTGGCAATTATTCTGGTATCCACTACCCATTTTCGCGATGCCCGTATTAAGGATTACCAGCAACACCGCAGTCAGTCCTTACAGCTTAACTACCAGGCGGTCAACCACTCCTTTCAGCGCTTGGGACAGACGGTTAAAACCCATGTCGAACACGATGAGGATTTGGCTAGTAGCATAAGTGGTCTGGCAGCTGATCCTTCTCAAGGTGACGATTACGCAGAAACAGTCCTGGAGTTGATGGCTCCTGTTTTTGCTCACCTGAAGCGAGAGGGATTTGTTCGTCTGCATTTACTGGATTTAGAGTATGAGCCTTTGCTGAGTATTGAGCGTCGGGGTTATGGGCAGCGCACTCACACCTGGATTGAAAAGGGTGACTCCCACAGTCGTTGGAGAATAGACCCGGTCCGTAACAGCAAGCAGTATCACTATACCTTGCATCATCCCAGTGGCAGTCCTATGGCAGTGGCAGCTTTAGAACTGCCGCTTGAGGAATTCAAGCACGCCCTGAGTGAGTTTTACTCTGGTCACTTTACTTTTATGTTCAATAGCCAGGCGGTGCCGGAAGATGCTGCCTATCATCCCTGTACCTTCACTCCCAAGTTTGTTTTCCAGCAGGCCTCCCCTTTGTTGGAGTCAGACTATCCTGCCTATCTAATCGAAGCAACAGCCCAGAGCATGGAGCGCCAGGAAAGTTTCACCCTTATCGGGCGGGCCGGAAAAGATCGATATATTTACTCCTTTCTTCCCATTGAAGACGGTGGTCAGGTGCTGGCCTACCTGGTTCACTATGAGACAGAGCCCTACATTACTGAGTACTATCACAATCACAATTTGTTGGTATTTCTCTTTAGCCTCATTGCCTTGACCATGGTGCTGGCCAACTTCAGTCGCATTACCTCTGTGGCTGCTATCCGGCAGCAGCGGGACGAGTTGGCCAAGGTGGGCAGTCTTCTTAAGGGTACTACTGACAGTATGGTGGAGGGTTTGCTGGTGCTGACGCTGGAGCACCGGGTCAGCTACTGCAATCAGGCGGCTCTTGACCTGCTGGATACAACGGAAGACGCTTTGCGCCAGCGCACACCAGAGCACTACTTTTTTCATGTGTCTTCCCCCTGGGAAGTGCCACGGGAAATTGCTTGCATTGCCGATACCACCAGTGACAGTCGTATGGGCGTAGAGCAGGAAGCCCAGGTAATTACCGAAAGCGGGATTCGTCGCGCTGTTTCATTTATTACTACACCTCTGCAGCATGAAGATGAAAAGGTGAAGGGCTACGTCATGGTGTTTCGGGATATCAGTCGCCAAAAGGAGGATGAAGAGCGTATTGCCCTGCTCACCGCTGCTTTTGAGCAGACTGACAGCATTATGATTATTACCAACCATCGGGGCACTATCGATTATGCCAACCAAGCATTTTTCCGTCAGACTGGTTACCGTGCCGAGGAGGTGTTAGGCAAATTTCCTCGCTTTTCCAATAATCAGCTGCGCAGTGAGATTCTCTCCACTATATCCCGCGGTGAAATATGGCGCGGAGAGATGGAAAATCGGCGCAAAAACGGCGAGCGCTTCTGGTCCTCAATTTCCATTACTCCCATCAAAAACGCCAGCGGTGCCATTACCCACTACATAGCGGTGGAAGAGGACATAACTGATCGCAAGCAGATGGAGGATAACTTGCGTGAGGCCAAGCAGGCAGCAGAGGATGCCAGCAAGGCCAAAAGCATGTTTCTGGCTAATATGAGCCATGAAATTCGCACTCCCATGAATGGTATATTAGGCATGACAGAGCTGGCACTGCAGACTGAGTTAACCAAAACCCAAAAGCGGTATCTCAGTATTGTTCACAGTTCTGCCACGTCACTGCTGACAATTATCAATGATGTGCTGGATATCTCCAAGGTGGAAGCGGGAGAGGTAACACTTGAGCGCTCACCATTTGATCCGGTGGAATTGTCAGAAAGCCTGCTGCAGGCGGTAGCTTTTGGCGCTTATCGCAAGGGCGTAGATGTCATTAATGCCATTAGCCCGAATATTCACCACACCGTTGTGGGCGATGCTACCCGGCTGCAGCAAATCTTGAACAACCTTCTGGGTAATGCTATCAAGTTTACGGACAAGGGCCATGTTATACTGCAGGTGGATGTGGAATGGGAGGGTCACCATGAGGTCTGCCTTCACTTCCGCGTCATAGATACCGGCATTGGCATACCTGCTGACAAGTTGGAATCAATCTTTGAAAACTTTTCCCAGGTAGAAGGGTTTAACCGTCGTAAATACGGAGGTACTGGCCTGGGGCTTGCCATCAGTCGTAAGCTGGTCGAGCTGATGAAAGGAGAGCTCTGGGCAGAAAGCACTTTGGGTGAAGGTAGCACCTTTCATTGTCGCCTTGCTTTTCCTAAGGCAGATCCATTGGAAAAACCGCAGTTTACCAAGTTCACCGAAGCCAGGCCCATTTTGGTGGTGGATGATAACCCTCTTAATCGCCAGATTTTACTGGAAATCCTGGAGTACAACGGTATGCAGGGGCACGAGGCCGCCAGCGCCCAGGAGGCCAAGGGTCTTCTTCAGGAGAGCCCCGATGGTTACGATCTCATCATACTGGATCAGAATATGCCGGGAACCAAGGGAGTGGATTTTGCTCGTCAAATCTATCGCCAGCCCCTCCTGAAAAATATTCCCATTATTCTCCTGCCCTCTTCCCTGGAGAGTCACGACAATGTGCGCTTCAACGAGTGCCATATCTGCTACAGCATTCCCAAGCCGGTTCGCTATCGGGAGCTGCTGGAAGCGATTGATGCCTGTTTGCAAGGGCAAGGTGCCCGCACTGTGGATGACATGTCTGTGGCCAAACCGCCCCCTTCTGGGGGGCATGCGCCATCTATGAATATTCTCATAGTTGAGGATAACGCCATTAACCGGGAGCTTGCCGCCACAGTATTGCGTCAGATCGGGCATCAGGTGGAAGAAGCTCAGAATGGTCTGGAAGCGCTTCAGATGATGGCGCTGCAATCTTATGATGTCGTCTTTATGGATATCCAGATGCCAGACATGGACGGTTTTACTGCCACTCAGATTATCCGTGCCAGCGAGGCGGGTGCAGATAATCCCGTACCTGAGTTTCAGCATCTGTACCAGCCCTTGCGGGAGAAACTACAGGGTGAGCACACTCCCATTGTGGCCCTGACTGCCAATGCCGTTATTGGAGAGAAGGAAAAGGGCTTGCAGGCAGGGATGGATGACTATCTCACCAAACCTTTTCAGACCAAAAAGCTGGTGGCCGTATTGCAGGAGCTGGTTCCTGCAGGCAATATAGACCAGGAAACTGAGTCAAGTGAGTCTAGAATGAATGAAGAACAGAAGGCATCCATTGGCGAGCTGCCCCCTCCGGTCGAGTTGGAGCAGGTAATGGCTCATCTGATGGAAACCTATTTTATTCCGGAAGAGAAGATAGACAATTTGCTGGCTATAACGGTCCGCTCTTTTACCAGTCAACTAGCCGAGATGCGAAGGGCACTGCAGGATAGCGACACTCAGGCTCTTGCCACAGCAGCTCACACCATAAAAGGAGCTTTGCTTAATATTGGACAGCACCAGTGGGCGCAGCAGGCTGAAAAACTTGAGAAAGAGGCCAAGGAGAATGCTTTGAATCTGGCTGAAGCAGAGCAGATTTTGAGTTATCTGGACGAAGCACTCAAACCCGTTGTTAATTACCCAATGGATAAGGAGAATGAAACGTGA
- a CDS encoding peptidylprolyl isomerase: protein MLAAIIAFLLIFSVSAQAEAYPSKEDAGNPVAHIVTSMGEIYAELYPQAAPQTVQNFIELSRTGFYEGLEFHQVVVGSMIRGGDPTGTGSGGPGYTFADEINASALGLDQESVVQEGYLPHPALGIGSQADFQQQILIPLIQSMGILTQHELELREHEVEQQLMALSLKEAYENLGYSYRDDLPSRHPVAGSLAMANSGPDSNGSQFVITLEDAPWLAGKHTVFGQVLLGMEVVERICQVSVDIEMRPRLPVIIENIEIVDDLPPEPEEEPEA, encoded by the coding sequence ATGTTGGCCGCCATAATAGCTTTTTTACTTATTTTCAGCGTTTCTGCACAAGCGGAAGCATACCCTAGCAAAGAAGACGCTGGCAATCCCGTTGCCCATATAGTGACATCCATGGGGGAGATATACGCTGAGCTCTACCCACAGGCTGCGCCTCAGACAGTACAGAACTTTATTGAACTGTCTCGAACAGGTTTTTATGAGGGTCTGGAGTTTCACCAGGTTGTCGTTGGTTCGATGATCCGTGGTGGTGACCCCACGGGAACCGGTAGTGGTGGTCCGGGCTATACTTTTGCCGACGAAATCAATGCCAGCGCCCTGGGTCTTGATCAGGAATCAGTGGTGCAGGAGGGGTATCTCCCTCACCCGGCCCTGGGTATTGGCAGCCAGGCGGATTTTCAGCAGCAGATTCTTATCCCCCTTATTCAATCCATGGGGATTCTCACTCAGCACGAGTTGGAGTTGCGAGAGCATGAAGTGGAGCAGCAGTTGATGGCGCTGAGCCTGAAGGAGGCTTATGAAAACCTGGGATACTCATATCGGGATGACTTGCCATCACGGCACCCCGTAGCAGGCTCCCTGGCCATGGCTAATTCCGGTCCCGACAGCAACGGGTCGCAGTTTGTCATTACTTTGGAGGATGCCCCCTGGTTGGCAGGTAAGCATACGGTGTTTGGGCAGGTGCTGCTGGGCATGGAAGTGGTCGAGCGCATTTGCCAGGTCAGCGTTGATATTGAAATGCGACCACGGTTGCCTGTGATTATTGAAAATATTGAGATTGTGGACGATTTGCCGCCGGAGCCGGAGGAAGAGCCGGAAGCCTGA
- a CDS encoding PHP domain-containing protein, with protein sequence MYVDLHVHSTASDGTDTPSALAAKAAEAGLQAIALTDHDTVAGIPAFIHACQGWGVEALAGVEISALYRDGHGYEVGVHILGYFPGGVDPRMEESMGELMSARDERNKLMVQKLNQLGIPLCLDEVAGKAGGDVVGRVHMAQVLVEGGYVSTMDEAFRRYLGPRGKAYAPKERLTPEEAIQLISRHGGLAVLAHPGTLPIRGQQYLESFSRRLVQSGLGGIESDYPYLSNAQRQHFRALARRLGVVATGGSDYHGANRPEIRLGRGDGSLELPYAMVEAIRERWKQQV encoded by the coding sequence ATGTATGTAGACCTTCACGTTCATTCTACGGCTTCAGATGGTACCGATACGCCTTCTGCTCTGGCCGCCAAAGCTGCCGAGGCAGGGTTGCAGGCAATAGCTCTTACGGATCACGATACGGTAGCGGGTATTCCGGCCTTTATCCATGCCTGTCAAGGCTGGGGTGTTGAGGCGCTGGCAGGTGTGGAGATTTCAGCTCTTTATCGCGATGGCCATGGTTATGAGGTGGGGGTGCACATACTCGGGTATTTTCCTGGTGGTGTAGATCCCCGCATGGAGGAGTCCATGGGTGAGCTGATGAGTGCCCGAGACGAGCGCAACAAGCTAATGGTGCAAAAATTGAACCAGCTGGGGATTCCCCTGTGCCTTGATGAGGTAGCTGGCAAAGCCGGGGGGGATGTCGTTGGGCGGGTGCACATGGCGCAAGTTCTCGTGGAAGGGGGGTATGTGTCAACCATGGATGAGGCTTTTCGGCGCTACCTGGGCCCTCGGGGTAAAGCCTATGCCCCCAAGGAGCGCCTTACCCCGGAGGAAGCCATTCAACTGATCTCGCGCCATGGTGGCCTGGCTGTCCTGGCCCACCCTGGCACCCTTCCCATACGTGGTCAGCAATACCTGGAAAGTTTTTCCCGGCGGCTAGTGCAGAGTGGGTTGGGGGGAATAGAGAGTGATTACCCTTATCTCAGCAATGCCCAGCGTCAACACTTCCGTGCTTTGGCGCGACGCCTGGGGGTTGTTGCAACGGGAGGTTCCGATTACCATGGGGCGAATCGGCCGGAAATCCGATTAGGTCGGGGTGACGGTTCGCTCGAGTTACCCTACGCCATGGTTGAGGCCATACGTGAGCGCTGGAAGCAGCAAGTATAG
- the glp gene encoding gephyrin-like molybdotransferase Glp, whose amino-acid sequence MPETFTNAINTILNHIKPTAPENIFLDGALGRVLATPVKAPWDIPRWDNSAMDGYAIHAADSSCQCQLQVTGFIAAGETAQDLEVSPGTAVKIMTGAPTPPGCAAVVPVENTREDSGKIIIEKPVPLGSHIRWQSEDIQQQQVVLKQGTILQAPHINLLASLGFAQVSVSMQPRIAILATGDELVELGQTPGESQIINSNSYALAAAVKEAGGVPVMLGTARDCRQSLLEKLHAGQQADMLITSAGISAGDRDLVRQVLDELGLEIHFWKVDIKPGRPTAFGQIRGVPTFCLPGNPVASILTFEAFVRPALRKMTGHQHFFRPVRQGRLEHEVKRKSGRREFMRVLVTENSKGELFVSSAGDQNTGIMSTMVRANGVAILPEDRGNLLAGEYVTLFLLNPAEPLEQV is encoded by the coding sequence ATGCCCGAGACTTTTACCAATGCCATCAATACAATACTGAACCATATCAAACCCACCGCCCCTGAAAACATCTTTTTGGACGGTGCTCTTGGCCGCGTCCTGGCAACTCCAGTAAAGGCTCCATGGGATATACCACGCTGGGATAATTCTGCTATGGACGGATACGCCATACACGCCGCCGATAGCAGTTGCCAGTGCCAGCTTCAGGTAACTGGTTTTATTGCTGCTGGAGAAACTGCTCAAGACTTGGAAGTAAGCCCTGGCACAGCAGTAAAGATCATGACCGGTGCACCAACTCCTCCAGGGTGTGCCGCCGTAGTTCCTGTAGAAAACACCCGAGAGGATTCAGGCAAGATCATTATAGAAAAGCCCGTCCCTTTAGGATCCCATATCCGCTGGCAAAGTGAGGATATCCAGCAGCAGCAGGTTGTGCTTAAGCAGGGAACCATTTTACAGGCGCCCCATATTAATCTCCTGGCGTCACTGGGATTTGCGCAGGTAAGTGTTTCCATGCAGCCACGTATTGCTATTCTCGCTACTGGTGACGAGCTGGTGGAGCTAGGCCAGACTCCTGGTGAAAGTCAAATTATCAACAGCAACAGCTACGCCCTTGCAGCAGCAGTGAAGGAAGCTGGCGGAGTGCCCGTCATGCTGGGCACAGCCCGTGACTGTCGCCAAAGTTTGCTGGAGAAATTACATGCCGGACAGCAAGCTGACATGCTGATTACTTCTGCCGGTATTTCCGCTGGGGATCGGGATCTAGTGCGTCAGGTTCTCGATGAGCTTGGCCTGGAAATACACTTCTGGAAAGTGGACATAAAACCCGGCCGACCTACAGCATTTGGTCAAATACGAGGAGTCCCAACCTTTTGCCTGCCTGGCAATCCCGTTGCTTCTATACTCACTTTTGAGGCTTTTGTGCGACCAGCACTGCGTAAAATGACCGGACATCAGCACTTTTTCCGGCCAGTGCGCCAGGGAAGGCTGGAGCACGAGGTAAAAAGAAAATCTGGACGGCGTGAGTTCATGCGCGTGCTCGTCACCGAAAATTCAAAGGGAGAACTGTTTGTTTCCAGCGCTGGAGACCAGAATACCGGCATAATGAGCACCATGGTACGGGCTAACGGAGTTGCAATTTTGCCGGAGGACCGGGGCAACTTGCTGGCGGGTGAATACGTCACGCTGTTCCTGCTCAACCCCGCTGAGCCACTGGAACAGGTATAG
- a CDS encoding sigma-54-dependent transcriptional regulator: MEKTVTCTNATILVVEDDSIIGQSLVDHFAEHNQVHWRKDIATAREAILVEAYDILLLDMHLPDGEGVDLLAMLHEAPGSPQAIIMTAFPEHQMAVRTIKMGAVDYLEKPFDLEDLDLVVSKAIHQAYQSQHTQLQQRTQHSPLDKIVGTSAEITSLKQIITTVAASPDTTVLVTGETGTGKELVAQAIHKLSPRSDRTMVRVNCAALPPSLIEAELFGYEKGAYTDAKRSRKGYVEMAAGGTLFLDEVGELPLETQSKLLRLLEDKTFTKVGGEKEISVNARVVAATNRDLETMMEERTFRSDLYFRLNVIQIALPSLKQRPDDIEPLLRYYLAHYAQRLGKEAPVPDEGIIRQALAYHWPGNVRELRNFTERTVLLGEFPSLLANATGSIPATETPRQHQLKTLAELEREHIIASYSQMERNKTRTAAALGINRLTLRKKLEEYGIRD; this comes from the coding sequence ATGGAGAAAACCGTGACCTGCACCAACGCAACCATTCTCGTAGTAGAAGACGACTCTATCATTGGCCAGTCCCTGGTTGATCACTTTGCTGAGCACAACCAGGTGCACTGGAGAAAAGATATTGCCACAGCAAGGGAAGCTATTCTGGTGGAAGCCTACGACATTTTACTTCTGGACATGCACTTGCCGGACGGCGAAGGAGTGGATCTGCTGGCCATGCTCCACGAAGCACCGGGTAGCCCACAGGCAATTATCATGACCGCATTCCCCGAGCATCAAATGGCAGTTCGAACCATAAAGATGGGGGCCGTGGACTACTTGGAAAAGCCTTTTGACCTGGAGGACCTCGACCTGGTGGTAAGCAAAGCTATTCATCAAGCTTACCAGTCCCAGCACACACAGCTGCAGCAACGCACCCAACACAGTCCCCTGGATAAAATAGTAGGTACTTCAGCTGAAATAACCTCTCTCAAGCAGATCATTACCACGGTCGCTGCCTCACCGGACACCACCGTCCTTGTTACCGGCGAAACCGGTACCGGCAAGGAGCTGGTAGCCCAGGCTATACATAAGCTGTCCCCACGCAGCGACCGCACCATGGTGCGGGTCAATTGCGCCGCACTGCCACCAAGCCTGATCGAGGCTGAACTGTTTGGCTATGAAAAAGGCGCCTATACCGACGCCAAGCGTAGCCGCAAAGGGTACGTAGAGATGGCAGCTGGTGGCACACTCTTCCTCGATGAAGTAGGTGAGCTGCCTCTTGAGACACAATCCAAACTGCTGCGACTACTGGAGGACAAAACATTTACCAAGGTTGGCGGTGAAAAGGAAATCTCCGTTAATGCCAGGGTAGTCGCGGCTACCAATCGCGATCTTGAAACTATGATGGAGGAGCGTACCTTTCGGTCTGACCTCTACTTTCGGCTTAATGTTATCCAGATTGCACTACCATCACTAAAACAGCGCCCCGACGACATAGAACCGTTACTTCGATACTACTTGGCCCACTACGCTCAACGACTGGGGAAGGAGGCGCCAGTGCCTGATGAAGGCATCATTCGACAGGCACTCGCATATCATTGGCCAGGAAATGTTCGCGAACTACGCAATTTCACCGAGCGCACAGTACTGCTGGGGGAGTTCCCTTCACTGCTAGCCAACGCAACTGGCAGTATCCCGGCAACAGAAACTCCCCGTCAACATCAGCTCAAAACTTTGGCCGAGCTCGAGCGGGAGCACATTATCGCCTCCTACTCCCAGATGGAACGCAACAAAACCCGCACAGCTGCTGCGCTAGGAATCAACCGCCTGACACTGCGCAAAAAGCTGGAAGAATACGGCATACGAGACTGA